A single Altererythrobacter sp. BO-6 DNA region contains:
- the ruvA gene encoding Holliday junction branch migration protein RuvA: MIAKLKGLLDETGTDWAVIDVQGVGYLVHCSAKTLSALGEKGEACTVYTDLQVSENDMRLLGFADSAERDWFRLLTQVQGVGSKVGLAILSALSTGELRDACAGGDAAMVARAQGVGPKLAGRIVNELKDKAGALPGGSMAGVALGGGVPAGSASADAVSALENLGFKPATAAQAVARAQGELGEGASESELIRVALKRAAG, from the coding sequence ATGATCGCAAAGCTGAAGGGCCTGCTCGACGAAACCGGCACCGACTGGGCGGTGATCGATGTGCAAGGCGTGGGCTATCTCGTCCATTGTTCGGCCAAGACGCTGAGCGCGCTGGGCGAGAAGGGCGAGGCCTGCACCGTCTATACCGATCTGCAGGTTTCCGAGAATGACATGCGCCTGCTGGGCTTTGCTGACAGTGCCGAGCGTGACTGGTTCCGCTTGCTCACGCAGGTGCAGGGCGTGGGCAGCAAGGTGGGGCTGGCGATCCTCTCCGCACTATCGACGGGTGAGTTGCGCGATGCCTGCGCCGGCGGCGATGCGGCAATGGTGGCGCGTGCGCAGGGCGTGGGGCCGAAGCTCGCGGGGCGGATCGTCAACGAGCTGAAGGACAAGGCGGGCGCGCTTCCCGGAGGAAGCATGGCTGGTGTGGCGTTGGGCGGAGGGGTTCCGGCTGGCAGTGCCAGCGCCGACGCGGTCAGCGCGCTGGAGAACCTCGGCTTCAAGCCAGCCACCGCCGCGCAGGCCGTCGCCCGCGCGCAGGGCGAACTGGGCGAAGGCGCATCGGAAAGCGAACTGATCCGCGTGGCGCTGAAGAGGGCGGCGGGGTGA
- the aroC gene encoding chorismate synthase produces the protein MSWNTFGRVLRFTTWGESHGPALGAVVDGCPPLIALSESDIQPFLDARKPGQNRFTTQRQEADLVRILSGTFEGQTTGTPISLMIENTDQRSKDYSEIAKAYRPGHADYAYDAKYGIRDYRGGGRSSARETAARVAAGAIARLIIPEVTITAYVCELGGDKIDRDNIDFAEIGKNPFFCPDAAAAKRWEEKVDAARKAGSSLGAIVECVAEGVPAGWGAPIYAKLDSDLAAAMMSINAVKGVEIGDGFEAARLTGEENADPMRPGNEGNPRFTANHAGGTAGGISTGQPVVCRVAFKPTSSILTPVETITSDGEATEIRTKGRHDPCVGIRGTPVVEAMMALVLADHKLLHRAQNAHN, from the coding sequence ATGAGCTGGAACACTTTCGGACGCGTGCTGCGCTTTACCACCTGGGGCGAAAGCCATGGCCCGGCGCTGGGTGCGGTGGTCGATGGCTGCCCGCCGCTCATTGCGCTGAGCGAAAGCGATATCCAGCCATTCCTCGATGCGCGCAAGCCGGGGCAGAACCGCTTTACGACACAACGGCAGGAAGCAGACCTGGTTCGTATCCTGTCAGGCACGTTCGAAGGCCAGACCACCGGCACGCCGATCAGCCTGATGATCGAGAACACCGATCAGCGCAGTAAGGATTATTCGGAGATCGCCAAGGCCTATCGCCCCGGCCATGCCGATTACGCCTATGACGCGAAATACGGCATCCGTGACTATCGCGGCGGCGGGCGCAGCAGTGCACGCGAAACCGCGGCGCGGGTGGCGGCAGGCGCGATTGCAAGGCTGATCATCCCGGAAGTGACCATCACCGCCTATGTCTGCGAGCTGGGCGGCGACAAGATCGACCGCGACAACATCGACTTTGCCGAAATCGGTAAGAACCCGTTCTTCTGCCCCGATGCGGCAGCTGCCAAGCGCTGGGAAGAGAAAGTCGATGCCGCGCGCAAGGCGGGCTCGTCACTGGGCGCGATCGTCGAATGCGTGGCCGAAGGCGTTCCCGCCGGATGGGGGGCGCCGATTTACGCCAAGCTCGACAGCGATCTTGCTGCCGCGATGATGAGCATCAATGCGGTCAAGGGCGTGGAGATCGGGGACGGGTTCGAAGCCGCGCGCCTCACCGGCGAAGAGAACGCTGATCCGATGCGGCCCGGCAACGAAGGCAATCCGCGCTTCACCGCCAACCATGCGGGCGGCACCGCAGGCGGCATCTCGACCGGGCAGCCGGTGGTGTGCCGGGTCGCGTTCAAGCCGACCAGTTCGATCCTGACCCCGGTCGAGACAATCACGTCTGACGGCGAAGCGACCGAAATCCGCACAAAGGGTCGCCACGATCCATGCGTGGGCATTCGCGGCACGCCCGTGGTCGAAGCGATGATGGCGCTGGTGCTGGCCGATCACAAGCTGCTGCACCGGGCGCAGAACGCGCACAATTAG
- a CDS encoding DnaJ domain-containing protein: MDTAQEFVDYYERLQVDPTCDAKILEKAYRHFAQMYHPDHPETANVERFQETIEAYAVLRDATKRAEYDKQYALHMGVSFRPYPANEEIWIDEKSAIDDAEAHEKILFHLYKRRRQRSDDPGVGPYSLQEMLGCSDENFQFHIWYLREKGFVEMTERGTYAITIEGVDHVISMSRTIQAEKLLIPKAAAESE, encoded by the coding sequence ATGGATACTGCGCAGGAATTCGTAGATTATTATGAGCGGCTGCAGGTCGATCCGACTTGCGACGCCAAGATCCTTGAGAAGGCCTATCGGCACTTTGCCCAGATGTACCATCCCGATCACCCGGAAACCGCCAATGTCGAGCGGTTCCAGGAAACCATTGAAGCTTATGCTGTCTTGAGGGATGCGACCAAGCGCGCCGAATATGACAAGCAATATGCCCTGCATATGGGTGTGTCGTTCCGGCCTTATCCTGCCAACGAAGAGATCTGGATCGACGAGAAATCCGCGATCGACGATGCCGAAGCGCATGAGAAGATCCTGTTCCATCTCTACAAGCGCAGGCGGCAAAGGTCGGATGATCCGGGCGTTGGCCCCTATAGCCTGCAGGAAATGCTCGGCTGTTCGGACGAAAACTTCCAGTTCCACATCTGGTACCTGAGAGAAAAGGGTTTCGTCGAAATGACCGAGCGCGGGACCTATGCGATCACGATCGAAGGTGTCGACCATGTGATATCGATGAGCCGCACGATCCAGGCCGAGAAGCTACTGATACCTAAGGCCGCCGCTGAGAGCGAATAG
- the ahpC gene encoding alkyl hydroperoxide reductase subunit C produces MGIIGTTIQPFKATAFQAGKDFFDVTDEDLKGKWSVFFFYPADFTFVCPTELEDMGEKYDMLQGMGVEVYAVSTDTHFSHKAWHDTSDKIGKLKFPFLGDQNHVLSNNFGVLREGVGLADRATFVVDPDGVIQIMEITCEGVGRNANELTRKIKAAQYVRANPGQVCPAAWEEGAETLAPSLDLVGKI; encoded by the coding sequence ATGGGTATCATCGGAACCACCATCCAGCCGTTCAAGGCAACCGCATTCCAGGCCGGCAAGGACTTCTTCGACGTCACCGACGAAGACCTCAAGGGCAAATGGAGCGTCTTCTTCTTCTATCCGGCCGACTTCACCTTCGTCTGCCCGACCGAGCTCGAAGACATGGGCGAGAAGTATGACATGCTGCAGGGCATGGGCGTTGAAGTTTACGCCGTGTCGACCGACACGCACTTCAGCCACAAGGCCTGGCACGACACCTCGGACAAGATCGGCAAGCTGAAGTTCCCGTTCCTTGGCGACCAGAACCACGTGCTGTCGAACAATTTCGGCGTGCTGCGCGAAGGCGTGGGCCTGGCCGACCGTGCGACCTTCGTGGTCGACCCTGACGGTGTGATCCAGATCATGGAAATCACCTGCGAAGGCGTGGGCCGCAATGCCAACGAACTGACCCGCAAGATCAAGGCCGCCCAGTATGTGCGCGCCAACCCCGGCCAGGTCTGCCCGGCAGCATGGGAAGAAGGCGCCGAGACCCTCGCGCCTTCGCTCGACCTCGTCGGCAAGATCTAA